One region of Triticum aestivum cultivar Chinese Spring chromosome 6B, IWGSC CS RefSeq v2.1, whole genome shotgun sequence genomic DNA includes:
- the LOC123138848 gene encoding S-(+)-linalool synthase, chloroplastic-like, producing MAAAHVFFSFSVQPLHHSASPVARNGGWSGRNHAFFRPSTVVCPGREPASHELSDDFDFQESVTNVQALLHHHPTSRRGLLTTVDHLKRLCIDHYFQDDINTIIDSCADLIHSDDLLDATLSLRLTREAGYYVSADDVLQKFRNDNGEFNLGLSKDIRGLLSLHDMSHLNVGESSLYKANEFSSKQLRFAIKYLEPNLARYVRRSLDHPYHVSLMQYKARHHLSYLQSMHTRNMAIENLALAEFMIKKLQHQREMQKVKRWWMDLGLAQEIPSARDQVLKWYMCSMTVIEGFSFSRYRIEITQIISTVYIVDDIFDLVATQEELSLFTEAIKMWDLAAVDSLPSYMISCYKALYTITSDVADMVRKEHGSSRINHLKKAWATLFDGFMIEGKWLSTNQIPTSEDYLGNGIVTSGAPLVFMHLLFMLGHELPECNNDDIHRIISCPPKIMRLWDDMGSAKDESQNGLDGSYKELYQRENPRGDAEKHMLEMIRSEWEGLNRECFSRTKSTLSHSFTTASLNFARMVRVVYGYNNEQELPVLEDYTRMLLF from the exons ATGGCTGCTGCGCatgtcttcttctccttctccgttCAGCCACTGCACCATTCGGCTTCACCTGTGGCCCGAAATGGTGGCTGGAGCGGACGCAACCATGCCTTCTTCCGCCCATCAACGGTGGTATGTCCGGGGCGAGAGCCTGCGTCACATGAGCTGTCCGATGATTTTGACTT CCAAGAAAGTGTAACGAATGTTCAAGCATTGCTGCATCACCATCCGACGAGTCGACGAGGCTTATTGACCACTGTTGATCACCTCAAGCGCCTGTGCATCGACCACTATTTCCAAGATGATATCAACACCATCATAGACTCGTGTGCAGATCTCATCCATAGTGATGATCTGCTTGATGCAACCCTTTCCTTGAGGCTGACGCGAGAAGCTGGATATTATGTTTCGGCAG ATGATGTTCTTCAGAAGTTCAGAAATGATAATGGTGAATTCAACCTTGGGCTCAGCAAAGACATTAGAGGGTTGCTCAGCTTGCACGACATGTCGCACCTCAACGTAGGAGAATCATCACTCTACAAGGCAAATGAATTCTCAAGCAAGCAACTTAGATTTGCAATTAAGTATCTGGAGCCAAACCTTGCAAGATATGTAAGACGGTCACTAGACCATCCCTATCATGTGAGTCTGATGCAATACAAGGCAAGGCACCATCTGAGTTATCTACAGAGCATGCACACTAGGAACATGGCAATTGAGAATTTGGCTCTTGCAGAGTTTATGATTAAGAAGTTGCAGCATCAGAGAGAAATGCAAAAGGTTAAGAG ATGGTGGATGGATCTAGGATTGGCTCAAGAAATTCCGTCTGCAAGGGACCAAGTTCTTAAATGGTACATGTGCTCCATGACCGTCATCGAGGGTTTCTCTTTCTCTAGATATCGGATTGAGATCACACAGATCATATCCACGGTCTACATTGTGGATGACATCTTTGATCTTGTCGCCACACAAGAGGAGCTTTCCCTCTTTACTGAGGCGATCAAAAT GTGGGATCTTGCAGCTGTTGATTCACTCCCAAGCTACATGATATCATGTTACAAGGCTCTTTACACTATCACAAGTGATGTCGCCGATATGGTCAGAAAAGAGCATGGATCGAGCCGTATCAATCATCTCAAGAAAGCA TGGGCAACTTTGTTTGATGGATTCATGATCGAGGGAAAATGGTTATCTACTAATCAGATCCCTACATCCGAGGACTATCTAGGAAACGGGATTGTCACTTCAGGAGCTCCACTTGTATTCATGCATCTTTTATTCATGTTGGGGCATGAATTACCCGAGTGCAACAATGACGACATCCATCGGATCATCTCCTGCCCTCCAAAGATCATGAGGCTCTGGGATGACATGGGCAGTGCAAAG GATGAATCGCAAAATGGGCTAGATGGATCATACAAAGAGTTGTACCAAAGAGAAAATCCTCGTGGTGACGCAGAGAAGCACATGCTTGAGATGATCAGGAGTGAATGGGAGGGTCTGAACAGGGAATGCTTCTCACGGACAAAATCAACACTATCGCATAGCTTCACCACAGCATCACTAAACTTTGCGAGGATGGTCCGCGTCGTGTATGGCTACAACAACGAGCAGGAGCTCCCTGTCCTTGAGGATTATACAAGGATGTTGCTCTTCTAA